A genomic stretch from Chaetodon auriga isolate fChaAug3 chromosome 17, fChaAug3.hap1, whole genome shotgun sequence includes:
- the trib1 gene encoding tribbles homolog 1: MNLQWSTPAPCIRTGRVAHKRLDSDDQPPAKCARLSAEAGDTQGLLSASPGSPVSPVSNPVPATHQGPSRIGPFLLLPLADRESVHSAMNTDTGDELLCKVFDMGVYQEKIRPYGILSAHKNVAGIRDIILGERKAYVFLDKDFGDMHTLVKSCRRLDEEHACRLFRQVALAVAHCHQAGIVLGDLKLRKFVFADEKRTQVKLESLEDCRVLEDPNDDSMSDTHGCPAYVSPEILSSSAPYSGKMADMWSLGVMLYTMLVGRYPFHDPDPATLFSKIRRGQCCLPEGLSPKAKCLLQSLLRKEPWERLTATELFAHPWFHQPPSSQEAALGEQEVSSAEQMVPSFDVEEDDDLFC, from the exons ATGAACTTGCAGTGGAGCACCCCGGCACCCTGCATCCGCACCGGGAGAGTCGCGCACAAGCGGCTGGACTCAGACGATCAGCCGCCGGCTAAGTGCGCCAGGCTGAGCGCCGAGGCGGGGGACACACAGGGACTCCTCAGCGCCTCTCCCGGGTCCCCGGTCAGCCCCGTCTCAAACCCCGTCCCGGCGACCCACCAGGGGCCATCCAGGATAGGACCGTTTCTGCTTCTACCTCTGGCGGACCGGGAGAGCGTGCACAGCGCGATGAACACCGACACTGGCGATGAGCTACTGTGCAAG gTCTTTGATATGGGGGTGTACCAGGAAAAGATCAGACCCTACGGGATCCTGTCAGCCCACAAGAACGTGGCCGGCATCAGGGACATTATCCTTGGCGAACGCAAGGCCTACGTGTTCCTGGACAAGGACTTTGGGGACATGCACACCTTGGTGAAGAGCTGTCGCAGGCTGGACGAGGAGCACGCCTGCAGGCTCTTCCGTCAGGTGGCTCTGGCTGTGGCACACTGCCACCAGGCTGGCATCGTGCTGGGCGACCTCAAGCTGCGCAAGTTCGTCTTCGCCGATGAGAAAAG GACACAGGTGAAACTAGAAAGCCTTGAGGACTGTCGCGTCCTGGAGGACCCCAACGACGACTCCATGTCAGACACCCACGGCTGCCCCGCCTACGTCAGCCCAGAGATCCTCAGCAGCTCCGCGCCTTACTCTGGCAAGATGGCCGACATGTGGAGCCTGGGAGTCATGCTGTACACCATGCTGGTTGGCCGCTACCCCTTCCATGACCCCGACCCGGCCACGCTGTTTTCCAAAATCCGCAGAGGCCAGTGCTGTTTGCCAGAGGGCCTGTCGCCCAAGGCCAAGTGTCTGCTCCAGAGCCTGCTGAGGAAAGAACCCTGGGAGAGACTCACGGCGACGGAGCTGTTCGCTCACCCATGGTTCCACCAGCCGCCGTCATCACAGGAAGCAGCGCTGggtgaacaggaagtgagctcGGCGGAACAGATGGTGCCATCCTTTGACGTGGAAGAGGATGATGATCTGTTCTGCTGA